The genomic DNA TCGAAGGTGATCAGCTTCAGGGCCTCCGCATCCACTTTGAGCACGTCCTGGCCGTCGAACCTGTCGACGGAGACGTAATCGCCGGTGAGCCGGCGGTAGGGCGTGGCGTCGTCGCCCATGGCAAACAGGGGGTGGTGCCGGTAATCGCTCATGGCATCGCTCGCGTGGCCGGGGGCTGGGGGCTAGCTCTTCTTGCGGAAGGCGTCGAGGGCGATGACCTGGCCGGACTTGTCGCCGTCGCCGGCCTTGGCGTCGTCCTGG from Pseudomonadota bacterium includes the following:
- a CDS encoding fumarate hydratase (catalyzes the formation of malate from fumerate), translated to MSDYRHHPLFAMGDDATPYRRLTGDYVSVDRFDGQDVLKVDAEALKLITFEAFKDISHLLRPDHLKQLAGILDDPEASDNDRFVAMDLLKN